In Pseudonocardia cypriaca, a single genomic region encodes these proteins:
- a CDS encoding RNA polymerase sigma factor, protein MVTPTDVGQLVRELAPQVLVAVVRRHGGFDASEDAVQEALLAAAMQWPAEGVPDNPKGWLITTASRRRIEMWRSESARRRREENVFALTPAPSDPAPAVDDSLTLLLLCCHPALTPPSQVALTLRAVGGLTTGEIARAFLVPESTVAQRISRAKQRIKAAGAEFRMPPPAEQPERIAAVLHVLYLIFNEGYTASSGAELNRVDLTAEAIRLTRRLRAMLPADGEVAGLLALMLLTDARRAARTAPDGSLVPLPEQDRREWDAAAIAEGTALISETLASAPIGPYQLQAAIAAVHDEAARAEDTDWPQILALYNHLQVLAPGPMVTLNRVVAVSEVRGPLAALEQLTAAAADPALAGHHRLHAVRAHLLEAAGDRDAAAVEFRLAARGTLSAPEQRYLEAQAARLAH, encoded by the coding sequence GTGGTGACACCCACCGACGTCGGGCAGCTGGTGCGGGAGCTCGCGCCCCAGGTGCTCGTCGCGGTCGTCCGGCGGCACGGCGGGTTCGACGCCTCCGAGGACGCAGTGCAGGAGGCCCTGCTCGCCGCCGCGATGCAGTGGCCCGCCGAGGGGGTGCCGGACAACCCGAAGGGCTGGCTGATCACCACCGCGTCCCGGCGGCGCATCGAGATGTGGCGCTCGGAGTCGGCGCGCCGGCGGCGCGAGGAGAACGTCTTCGCGCTGACGCCTGCCCCCTCCGACCCGGCGCCCGCCGTCGACGACTCCCTCACCCTCCTCCTGCTGTGCTGCCATCCCGCGCTCACGCCGCCGTCGCAGGTGGCGCTCACGCTGCGCGCCGTCGGCGGGCTCACCACCGGTGAGATCGCCCGCGCGTTCCTGGTGCCGGAGTCGACCGTCGCGCAGCGGATCAGCCGGGCGAAGCAGCGGATCAAGGCCGCCGGCGCGGAGTTCCGGATGCCGCCGCCCGCCGAGCAGCCCGAGCGGATCGCCGCGGTGCTGCACGTCCTCTACCTGATCTTCAACGAGGGCTACACGGCCAGCTCCGGCGCGGAGCTGAACCGGGTCGACCTCACGGCGGAGGCGATCCGGCTCACGCGCCGGCTGCGCGCCATGCTGCCCGCGGACGGCGAGGTCGCGGGCCTCCTGGCTCTCATGCTGCTCACCGACGCCCGCCGCGCCGCACGCACCGCCCCCGACGGCAGCCTCGTGCCGCTGCCCGAGCAGGACCGTCGCGAGTGGGACGCCGCCGCGATCGCCGAGGGCACCGCGCTGATCAGCGAGACACTGGCCTCCGCTCCGATCGGCCCGTACCAGCTGCAGGCCGCGATCGCCGCCGTGCACGACGAGGCCGCTCGTGCCGAGGACACCGACTGGCCCCAGATCCTCGCGCTCTACAACCACCTGCAGGTCCTCGCCCCCGGGCCGATGGTCACTCTGAACCGGGTCGTCGCCGTGTCCGAGGTGCGCGGGCCACTGGCGGCGCTCGAGCAGCTGACGGCGGCGGCAGCCGATCCGGCGCTGGCCGGGCACCACCGACTGCACGCCGTGCGCGCCCACCTGCTCGAAGCCGCAGGTGACCGCGACGCCGCAGCCGTCGAGTTCCGGCTGGCCGCCCGCGGCACGCTCAGTGCGCCGGAGCAGCGCTACCTCGAGGCACAGGCCGCCCGGCTCGCCCACTGA
- a CDS encoding ester cyclase has protein sequence MPLDPVAYRPYEDPDDFIREVTDRIWVQRDISYIVDNYEPDSIVHGGLGTVVGRDGVIEGSLMRIAGTPQHVGQAEDVVWEARGDDAFLSSHLVFSSDENIVDGRVRRIRKRTIANCLYRRGRMVEEWVVRDELAECLQRGIDPDEAARGMRFRGYEGSMTKPAPSDVLSAGDSGPRADDFWPECEMVLEFLDEVWNQRRLHKVPQYMERDLFLHTIGDTTVVRPDGYQRDLLSLVAPFPDARFAVRDVQTNHAERYAGLRIAVLWTMHGTYHGTPAFGPLTNAPVDLLGVSQFLVQRGRIVREVRVYDEIALRAQINSTRGDGEFTDTNIY, from the coding sequence ATGCCGCTCGACCCGGTCGCGTACCGGCCCTACGAGGACCCGGACGACTTCATCCGGGAGGTGACCGACCGGATCTGGGTGCAGCGCGACATCTCCTACATCGTCGACAACTACGAGCCGGACTCGATCGTCCACGGCGGGCTCGGCACGGTGGTCGGGCGCGACGGCGTGATCGAGGGCAGCCTCATGCGCATCGCCGGCACGCCGCAGCACGTCGGTCAGGCCGAGGACGTGGTGTGGGAAGCACGTGGGGACGACGCGTTCCTGAGCTCGCACCTGGTGTTCTCCAGCGACGAGAACATCGTCGACGGGCGGGTTCGGCGGATCCGCAAGCGGACGATCGCCAACTGCCTCTACCGCCGCGGGCGGATGGTCGAGGAGTGGGTGGTGCGCGACGAGCTCGCCGAGTGCCTGCAGCGCGGCATCGACCCCGACGAGGCGGCCCGCGGCATGCGCTTCCGCGGCTACGAGGGCTCGATGACCAAGCCTGCGCCGTCCGACGTGCTGAGCGCCGGTGACAGCGGCCCGCGCGCCGACGACTTCTGGCCCGAGTGCGAGATGGTGCTCGAGTTCCTCGACGAGGTGTGGAACCAGCGGCGGCTGCACAAGGTGCCGCAGTACATGGAGCGGGACCTGTTCCTGCACACCATCGGCGACACCACGGTCGTGCGTCCCGACGGCTACCAGCGCGACCTGCTGTCGCTCGTCGCGCCGTTCCCGGACGCGCGGTTCGCCGTGCGCGACGTCCAGACCAACCACGCCGAGCGCTACGCGGGCCTGCGCATCGCGGTGCTGTGGACGATGCACGGCACCTACCACGGCACGCCCGCCTTCGGGCCCCTGACCAACGCCCCGGTCGACCTGCTGGGCGTCTCGCAGTTCCTCGTGCAGCGCGGGCGGATCGTCCGCGAGGTGCGGGTCTACGACGAGATCGCGCTGCGGGCGCAGATCAACTCGACGCGGGGCGACGGCGAGTTCACCGACACGAACATCTACTGA
- a CDS encoding MFS transporter, with product MTAPTPALRTSRKVALASLVGTTIEWYDFFIFGTAAALVFDQVFFPEFDPLTGTLAAFGSFAVGFIARPVGGAVFAHFGDRIGRKPMLVYSLLLMGAATLLMGLLPGYATIGVAAPVLLVLLRFAQGFGVGGEWGGAALMSVEHAPSHRRGFYGSWPQVGVPLGLLLGTGAFAVLSASLTDEQFLAWGWRIPFLASVLLIAVGMWIRLTVSESPVFQETLDAKAAARMPVLDAIRTYPKEIALAAGSFVATHSTFYVGSVWLVSYATTQLTYERTAVLNANAALSASDIPMIIAFGLLSDHIGRRRLFLAGMAVLAAFAVPYVLLVGSENIWLFLLGGLVVQACRSAVYGPQSAYFAEMFSTRMRYSGSSLAYQLAAIFGGFAPLICTALVAATGSLYAVAGYVAVLALISLTCSALMTETVRTGLRTDDPVRGAQAG from the coding sequence ATGACCGCTCCCACCCCTGCCCTCCGGACCTCGCGCAAGGTGGCATTGGCGAGTCTCGTCGGCACGACGATCGAGTGGTACGACTTCTTCATCTTCGGCACCGCCGCCGCCCTGGTGTTCGACCAGGTCTTCTTCCCGGAGTTCGACCCGCTCACCGGCACGCTGGCGGCGTTCGGCTCGTTCGCGGTGGGTTTCATCGCCCGCCCCGTCGGCGGCGCGGTCTTCGCGCACTTCGGTGACCGCATCGGCCGCAAGCCGATGCTCGTGTACTCGCTCCTGCTCATGGGTGCGGCGACGCTGCTGATGGGTCTGCTCCCTGGCTACGCCACGATCGGCGTGGCAGCCCCGGTTCTGCTCGTGCTGCTGCGCTTCGCGCAGGGCTTCGGGGTGGGCGGTGAGTGGGGCGGCGCCGCGTTGATGTCGGTCGAGCACGCACCGTCGCACCGGCGCGGCTTCTACGGCAGCTGGCCCCAGGTCGGAGTCCCGCTCGGGCTGCTGCTCGGTACCGGCGCGTTCGCCGTGCTCTCGGCCAGCCTGACCGACGAGCAGTTCCTCGCGTGGGGGTGGCGGATCCCGTTCCTCGCGAGCGTCCTGCTCATCGCCGTGGGCATGTGGATCCGGCTGACGGTCAGCGAGAGCCCGGTCTTCCAGGAGACGTTGGACGCGAAGGCCGCCGCCCGCATGCCGGTGCTCGACGCGATCCGCACCTACCCGAAGGAGATCGCGCTCGCCGCCGGGTCGTTCGTGGCCACGCACTCGACGTTCTACGTCGGCTCGGTCTGGCTCGTCTCCTACGCGACCACGCAGCTGACCTACGAGCGGACCGCCGTGCTCAACGCGAACGCCGCGTTGAGCGCTTCGGACATCCCGATGATCATCGCGTTCGGCCTGCTGTCGGACCACATCGGCCGTCGGCGGCTGTTCCTCGCCGGTATGGCCGTGCTCGCCGCGTTCGCGGTGCCGTACGTGCTGCTCGTGGGCAGCGAGAACATCTGGCTGTTCCTGCTCGGCGGCCTGGTCGTGCAGGCCTGCCGCAGCGCGGTGTACGGGCCGCAGTCGGCGTACTTCGCGGAGATGTTCAGCACCCGGATGCGCTACAGCGGCAGTTCGCTCGCCTACCAGCTCGCGGCGATCTTCGGCGGGTTCGCACCGCTGATCTGCACCGCGCTCGTCGCCGCAACCGGGAGCCTGTACGCCGTGGCGGGATACGTGGCCGTGCTCGCGCTGATCTCGCTGACCTGCTCGGCGCTGATGACCGAGACCGTGCGCACGGGCCTGCGCACGGACGACCCGGTGCGGGGCGCTCAGGCCGGATGA
- a CDS encoding TetR/AcrR family transcriptional regulator, which yields MSAATRRERQRAERHQLIIDTAREIAEAEGWDAVTTRRLAERIEYSQPVLYSHFSGKDAIVGAVALQGFTELAQRIRERVATASDTRSAAAAVARTYLQFATDRPALYEAMFQLATDYPFADPASPAPLHEAFAALRDGLEAATGPDDLDLRTEVFWSALHGLVSLTSSGRLPPEAQDERLRLLVSHLG from the coding sequence GTGAGTGCCGCCACCCGCCGGGAACGCCAGCGCGCCGAACGCCATCAGCTGATCATCGACACGGCCCGCGAGATCGCGGAGGCCGAAGGCTGGGACGCCGTCACCACCCGCAGGCTGGCCGAGCGGATCGAGTACAGCCAGCCCGTGCTCTACAGCCATTTCTCCGGCAAGGATGCGATCGTCGGTGCCGTCGCGCTGCAGGGGTTCACCGAGCTGGCGCAGCGGATCCGGGAGCGCGTCGCCACGGCGTCGGACACCCGGTCGGCCGCAGCCGCGGTCGCCCGCACGTACCTGCAGTTCGCCACCGACCGTCCCGCGCTCTACGAGGCGATGTTCCAGCTCGCCACGGACTACCCGTTCGCCGATCCGGCGTCCCCGGCGCCACTGCACGAGGCGTTCGCCGCGCTCCGCGACGGCCTCGAGGCGGCGACCGGACCGGACGACCTCGACCTGCGCACCGAGGTGTTCTGGAGCGCGTTGCACGGCCTCGTGTCCCTCACGAGCAGCGGCCGGCTCCCCCCGGAGGCACAGGACGAGCGGCTGCGCCTGCTCGTCTCCCATCTCGGGTGA
- a CDS encoding YciI family protein, protein MKYVVLIYSNAGSRKLWEQFSEAERGAGLAYYAGIDAELEASGELVASQALADHTTAKRVRVDEGRTFTTDGPFAEAKEHLAGIYLLDVASEERAVEIAAKLPEASLGLVEVRPARSLDVAEW, encoded by the coding sequence GTGAAATACGTCGTCCTGATCTACAGCAACGCCGGTTCCCGCAAGCTGTGGGAGCAGTTCTCCGAGGCCGAGCGCGGTGCGGGCCTCGCGTACTACGCGGGGATCGACGCCGAGCTGGAGGCCTCGGGCGAGCTCGTGGCCAGCCAGGCGCTCGCCGACCACACCACGGCGAAGCGGGTGCGCGTCGACGAGGGGCGGACGTTCACGACGGACGGGCCGTTCGCCGAGGCGAAGGAGCACCTCGCCGGGATCTACCTGCTCGACGTCGCGAGCGAGGAGCGGGCGGTCGAGATCGCGGCGAAGCTCCCGGAGGCGTCGCTCGGCCTGGTCGAGGTGCGCCCGGCCCGGAGCCTGGACGTCGCGGAGTGGTGA
- a CDS encoding LacI family DNA-binding transcriptional regulator, with protein MITSRDVARLAGVSQPTVSRALRDDPKVSEATKQRVREAALALGYAPNAIGRALSVGRSTRVGLVVTDLENQFYAHVIAPMHHELERLGYELVLITESSESAPVAEHVTAHGLCGVVLATTTVESVVPVRLQDRGVPFVYFNRTSQSVQADAVTVDPENGVRELLEDAIGKGHRRIGAIFGPRNTSTGEQRENAVHAVLDEHGLALAHRDVRHGPFDFRTGHEGLRALLDRADPPTLVLCGNDVVALGALNAAAELGLAVPDDVSIAGFDDLPTSSWALIRLSTVAYDLDEMSREAARLIVARVERPDAPPAHPVYPTRYVARATIAAPRP; from the coding sequence ATGATCACCAGCCGGGACGTTGCGCGGCTCGCCGGCGTGTCCCAGCCGACGGTCTCCCGCGCGTTGCGCGACGACCCCAAGGTCTCGGAGGCCACGAAGCAGCGGGTGCGCGAGGCGGCGCTCGCCCTCGGCTACGCGCCGAACGCGATCGGCCGCGCGCTGTCGGTCGGCCGGTCCACGCGGGTCGGGCTCGTCGTCACCGACCTCGAGAACCAGTTCTACGCGCACGTCATCGCCCCGATGCACCACGAGCTCGAGCGGCTGGGCTACGAGCTGGTGCTCATCACCGAGTCGTCGGAGTCGGCACCGGTGGCCGAGCACGTCACCGCCCACGGGTTGTGCGGCGTGGTGCTGGCCACGACCACGGTGGAGTCGGTCGTACCGGTCCGGCTGCAGGACCGGGGCGTCCCGTTCGTCTACTTCAACCGGACCTCGCAGAGCGTGCAGGCGGACGCGGTCACCGTCGACCCGGAGAACGGCGTCCGCGAGCTGCTGGAGGACGCGATCGGCAAGGGGCACCGGCGGATCGGCGCGATCTTCGGCCCGCGCAACACCAGCACCGGTGAGCAGCGCGAGAACGCCGTGCACGCCGTGCTCGACGAGCACGGTCTGGCGCTCGCGCACCGCGACGTCCGGCACGGCCCCTTCGACTTCCGCACCGGCCACGAGGGCCTGCGGGCGCTGCTGGACCGCGCCGACCCGCCCACGCTCGTGCTGTGCGGCAACGACGTGGTGGCCCTCGGGGCGCTCAACGCAGCTGCCGAGCTCGGTCTCGCGGTTCCGGACGACGTCTCGATCGCCGGGTTCGACGACCTGCCCACGTCGAGCTGGGCGCTGATCCGGCTGAGCACCGTGGCCTACGACCTCGACGAGATGTCGCGGGAGGCGGCCCGCCTGATCGTCGCGCGGGTGGAGCGACCGGACGCGCCGCCTGCGCACCCGGTCTACCCCACGCGGTACGTCGCGCGCGCGACGATCGCCGCACCGCGCCCCTGA
- a CDS encoding DUF4267 domain-containing protein, which translates to MWLHRIALVVAGLIGVGIIFIGLRFLLDPAAAAVAFGVPAPAADDPFLAVKGVRDIGSGLILLTLLALRRPHVLGWVTLAASSIPIGDALIVLANGGPAYAAYGIHGATAVVAIATAAVLVSGRAGRPVPRGSAAPAH; encoded by the coding sequence ATGTGGTTGCACCGGATCGCCCTGGTCGTCGCCGGGCTCATCGGCGTCGGGATCATCTTCATCGGGCTCAGGTTCCTGCTGGACCCGGCCGCGGCCGCGGTCGCGTTCGGGGTGCCGGCGCCTGCCGCGGACGATCCGTTCCTGGCCGTGAAGGGGGTGCGGGACATCGGCAGCGGGCTGATCCTGCTCACGCTGCTCGCGCTGCGCAGGCCCCACGTCCTCGGCTGGGTGACGCTGGCGGCGAGCTCCATCCCGATCGGTGACGCCCTGATCGTGCTGGCCAACGGTGGCCCGGCGTACGCGGCGTACGGGATCCACGGCGCCACCGCGGTCGTGGCGATCGCGACCGCGGCCGTCCTGGTCAGTGGGCGAGCCGGGCGGCCTGTGCCTCGAGGTAGCGCTGCTCCGGCGCACTGA
- the hisD gene encoding histidinol dehydrogenase, with product MARELKKTVSPARGAASGGEVAERVREIIAEVRARGDAAVREYSARFDGWEPESFRLDADRVAELVASLPDQVVEDIRFVQEQVRGFALVQREALREVEVETLPGVVLGHKHVPVAAAGAYVPGGRYPLTASAHMTIVTAKAAGVPRVVACTPPIRGEVPAATVAAMHLAGADEIHLLGGVQAVAAMALGTESIEAVDLIAGPGNAYVAEAKRQLFGEVGIDLFAGPTEILVVADDTADPLTVAVDLLSQAEHGPDSPAVLVTTSEALAREVLELVERLLPGLPTNDMAGPAWRDHGRVVVCDDADEMWRVADSLASEHVEVLTAQPREALERMQNYGALFLGEGTCVSYGDKVIGTNHVLPTLGAARYTGGLWVGKYLKTVTYQEVRDPAQSAELGRVCGRASRVELFEGHARSGDLRAYKYGGDRFDWIDDLVGAQA from the coding sequence ATGGCGCGCGAGCTCAAGAAGACCGTTTCCCCCGCACGCGGGGCGGCGTCCGGCGGCGAGGTCGCCGAGCGGGTCCGGGAGATCATCGCCGAGGTCCGCGCACGCGGGGACGCAGCGGTACGCGAGTACTCGGCGCGATTCGACGGATGGGAGCCCGAGTCGTTCCGGCTGGACGCGGACCGGGTGGCCGAGCTCGTCGCCTCGCTGCCCGACCAGGTCGTCGAGGACATCCGGTTCGTGCAGGAGCAGGTGCGCGGCTTCGCGCTCGTGCAGCGCGAGGCGCTGCGTGAGGTCGAGGTGGAGACGCTGCCCGGGGTCGTGCTCGGGCACAAGCACGTGCCGGTCGCCGCTGCGGGGGCGTACGTCCCGGGCGGGCGCTACCCGCTCACGGCCTCGGCGCACATGACGATCGTGACGGCGAAGGCGGCCGGCGTCCCGCGCGTGGTCGCGTGCACGCCGCCCATCCGCGGTGAGGTGCCTGCCGCCACGGTGGCCGCGATGCACCTCGCGGGCGCGGACGAGATCCACCTGCTCGGCGGCGTGCAGGCCGTCGCGGCGATGGCGCTGGGCACCGAGTCGATCGAGGCGGTGGACCTGATCGCGGGCCCGGGCAACGCCTACGTCGCCGAGGCGAAGCGCCAGCTGTTCGGCGAGGTCGGCATCGACCTGTTCGCCGGGCCGACCGAGATCCTCGTCGTCGCCGACGACACGGCCGACCCGCTCACGGTCGCCGTCGACCTGCTGTCGCAGGCCGAGCACGGGCCCGACTCCCCCGCCGTGCTCGTCACGACCTCCGAGGCGCTCGCGCGCGAGGTCCTCGAACTGGTCGAGCGGCTGCTGCCGGGCCTGCCGACCAACGACATGGCCGGCCCGGCGTGGCGCGACCACGGGCGGGTCGTCGTGTGCGACGACGCCGACGAGATGTGGCGCGTGGCCGACTCGCTCGCCTCCGAGCACGTCGAGGTGCTCACCGCGCAGCCGCGCGAGGCTCTCGAGCGGATGCAGAACTACGGCGCGCTCTTCCTCGGCGAGGGCACCTGCGTCTCCTACGGCGACAAGGTCATCGGCACCAACCACGTCCTGCCGACGCTCGGCGCCGCCCGCTACACCGGCGGCCTGTGGGTCGGGAAGTACCTCAAAACCGTCACCTACCAGGAGGTGCGCGACCCGGCGCAGAGCGCGGAGCTCGGCCGCGTCTGCGGGCGCGCCTCACGGGTGGAGCTGTTCGAGGGGCACGCGCGCTCGGGCGACCTGCGCGCGTACAAGTACGGCGGCGACCGCTTCGACTGGATCGACGACCTCGTCGGAGCGCAGGCGTGA
- a CDS encoding sulfite exporter TauE/SafE family protein produces the protein MVDTSPSSLAFLLVAGLVAGAVNAAAGGGSLLVFPSLLAVGLPPLAANVTNSIAQWPGYLGIVAGARRDLRGQGRRIMFTSVVSAAGSAVGCALLLVLPSAVFDAVVPALVLLASAVFALQPLIRRWTAPTPGAPDRLATLLPTVFLAAVYGGYFGGALGVILIATLSLFAHDSLVRLNALKGLLSLVVATVTVVYFAIGAPVHWLAVGVLAPTTLVGGYVGARVARRSPERVLRAAVVLLGLTVGVYLLLNP, from the coding sequence GTGGTCGACACGTCCCCGAGCTCGCTGGCGTTCCTCCTCGTCGCCGGTCTGGTGGCCGGGGCGGTGAACGCCGCTGCCGGTGGCGGTTCCCTGCTGGTGTTCCCCTCGCTGCTCGCGGTGGGCCTACCGCCGCTCGCCGCCAACGTCACGAACTCGATCGCGCAGTGGCCGGGTTACCTCGGCATCGTCGCGGGTGCCCGCCGCGATCTGCGGGGCCAGGGCAGGCGCATCATGTTCACGTCCGTGGTGTCGGCCGCCGGCTCGGCCGTCGGCTGCGCGCTCCTGCTGGTGCTGCCCAGCGCCGTGTTCGACGCGGTCGTGCCGGCCCTGGTACTGCTCGCGAGCGCGGTGTTCGCGCTGCAGCCGCTGATCCGGCGCTGGACCGCGCCCACCCCGGGCGCACCGGACCGGCTCGCCACCCTGCTGCCCACCGTGTTCCTCGCCGCCGTCTACGGCGGCTACTTCGGCGGGGCGCTCGGCGTCATCCTCATCGCGACGCTGTCGCTGTTCGCCCACGACTCCCTCGTGCGGCTCAACGCGCTGAAAGGACTGCTGTCACTGGTGGTGGCCACGGTGACCGTCGTCTACTTCGCGATCGGCGCCCCGGTCCACTGGCTCGCGGTCGGAGTGCTCGCCCCCACCACGCTCGTCGGGGGCTACGTCGGCGCACGTGTCGCCCGGCGCTCGCCGGAACGGGTGCTGCGCGCCGCGGTGGTGCTGCTCGGGTTGACCGTCGGGGTCTACCTGCTCCTCAACCCTTGA
- a CDS encoding nitrilase-related carbon-nitrogen hydrolase, with protein sequence MVITVAACQIPVRVGAGDHAALVAAVREAAGRGARLIVLPELAVCGYVFRDAAEARAAAQDLDGPTVTLLRDLSRELGCVLVCGFAERGADGAVHNAAVLVEDGEVRLRYRKVHLWDRESELFVPGDAPPPVVDTAVGRVAVMVCYDLEFPEWVRLAAQAGAEIVAVPVNWPLLPRPAGERALEVVKAQAAAGTYRVHVVVADRCGRERGVEWIGGSLVCASTGYLLAGPATPEGAVAAPAVLTAELDPAEARDKSVGPRNDALRDRRPHLYLEGATYGGSGKPLS encoded by the coding sequence GTGGTGATCACCGTCGCGGCCTGCCAGATCCCGGTGCGCGTGGGGGCCGGTGACCACGCCGCGCTGGTGGCCGCCGTCCGGGAGGCGGCCGGGCGGGGAGCGCGCCTCATCGTGCTCCCCGAGCTGGCCGTGTGCGGCTACGTCTTCCGGGACGCCGCCGAGGCACGCGCGGCCGCCCAGGACCTGGACGGGCCGACCGTCACGCTGCTGCGGGACCTCTCCCGGGAGCTGGGCTGCGTGCTCGTGTGCGGGTTCGCCGAGCGGGGTGCGGACGGCGCGGTCCACAACGCGGCCGTGCTCGTGGAGGACGGCGAGGTGCGCCTGCGCTACCGCAAGGTGCACCTGTGGGACCGGGAGTCGGAGCTGTTCGTACCCGGGGACGCGCCGCCGCCGGTCGTCGACACCGCGGTGGGCCGGGTGGCGGTGATGGTCTGCTACGACCTGGAGTTCCCCGAGTGGGTGCGGCTCGCCGCGCAGGCCGGCGCGGAGATCGTCGCGGTGCCGGTCAACTGGCCGCTGCTGCCGCGGCCTGCGGGGGAGCGCGCGCTGGAGGTGGTCAAGGCGCAGGCGGCCGCCGGGACCTACCGCGTGCACGTCGTCGTCGCCGACCGCTGCGGCCGCGAGCGGGGCGTCGAATGGATCGGGGGCAGCCTCGTGTGCGCGAGCACCGGGTACCTGCTCGCAGGCCCGGCCACCCCGGAAGGCGCGGTGGCGGCGCCCGCCGTGCTCACGGCGGAGCTCGACCCGGCCGAGGCCCGGGACAAGAGCGTCGGTCCCCGCAATGACGCCCTGCGTGACCGCAGGCCGCACCTGTACCTAGAGGGCGCCACCTACGGAGGTTCAGGAAAGCCACTTTCCTGA
- a CDS encoding zinc ribbon domain-containing protein: protein MKADPAVQRRLLDLAEVDAELSRLAHRRRTLPEHAELTAAEAAVREAKDKLVEVETAAGDLDRDIRRLERDVDGVRSRTQRDNQLLAGAGISAKQAADLQHELETLARRQAVLEDEQLEIMEQREAVGSDLEHSRVVLATAEHELAAVTERRDTALVDIDTAEAGRRRAREEVVVTIPADVLAAYERRREQHGVGAAALIARRCQACRLELDRTAIAELKAAPADDVVHCEECGVILVRTEASGL from the coding sequence GTGAAAGCCGACCCCGCCGTCCAGCGCCGGCTGCTCGACCTGGCCGAGGTCGACGCCGAGCTGTCGCGGCTCGCGCACCGCCGCCGCACCCTGCCCGAGCACGCCGAGCTGACCGCAGCCGAGGCCGCGGTGCGGGAGGCGAAGGACAAGCTCGTGGAGGTCGAGACCGCCGCAGGCGACCTCGATCGGGACATCCGCCGCCTGGAACGCGACGTCGACGGCGTGCGGTCGCGCACCCAACGCGACAACCAGTTGCTCGCCGGGGCCGGGATCAGCGCGAAGCAGGCGGCCGACCTGCAGCACGAGCTGGAGACCCTGGCGCGCCGGCAGGCCGTGCTGGAGGACGAGCAGCTGGAGATCATGGAGCAGCGCGAGGCCGTCGGCTCGGACTTGGAGCACTCCCGGGTCGTGCTGGCCACCGCTGAGCACGAGCTGGCCGCGGTCACGGAGCGCCGCGACACCGCCCTCGTCGACATCGACACCGCCGAGGCCGGTCGCCGCCGCGCCCGGGAGGAGGTCGTCGTGACGATCCCGGCCGACGTCCTCGCCGCCTACGAGCGACGCCGCGAGCAGCACGGGGTGGGGGCGGCGGCGCTGATCGCGCGGCGCTGCCAGGCGTGCCGGCTGGAGCTGGACCGCACCGCGATCGCGGAGCTGAAGGCCGCACCCGCCGACGACGTGGTGCACTGCGAGGAGTGCGGCGTGATCCTCGTGCGCACGGAGGCGTCCGGGCTGTGA
- a CDS encoding SDR family NAD(P)-dependent oxidoreductase, which yields MSLAGRTALVTGGGSGLGAAIAEHLTRAGARVVVTGRRAEPLQEVAGRLGARAEVCDVADPAAVDALADRLRDEEVSILVNNAGIAGPVAPLTEIAPDEWDEVFAVNVRGTYLVCRAFLPPMVARGDGDVINLASVSGKRPLTRRTPYCASKMAVLGLTSTLAFEVGPAGVRVNALSPGPVEGHRMDRNFRLEAERTGTSVEEARAAFVGRAALGRMITADEVGAAVVTMLAIPGMAGADVDLSAGMVA from the coding sequence GTGAGCCTGGCGGGACGGACGGCGCTGGTCACCGGCGGCGGCTCCGGGCTCGGCGCCGCGATCGCCGAGCACCTCACCCGGGCCGGCGCCCGGGTCGTCGTGACCGGGCGGCGCGCGGAACCGCTGCAGGAGGTGGCCGGGCGGCTCGGCGCCCGGGCCGAGGTGTGCGACGTAGCCGACCCCGCCGCCGTCGACGCGCTCGCCGACCGGCTGCGCGACGAGGAGGTCTCGATCCTGGTCAACAACGCCGGCATCGCCGGGCCGGTCGCGCCGCTCACCGAGATCGCCCCGGACGAGTGGGACGAGGTGTTCGCGGTGAACGTCCGCGGCACCTACCTCGTGTGCCGGGCGTTCCTGCCGCCGATGGTCGCGCGCGGGGACGGCGACGTGATCAACCTCGCCTCGGTGTCCGGCAAGCGGCCGCTGACCCGCCGCACGCCCTACTGCGCATCGAAGATGGCGGTGCTCGGGCTGACCTCCACACTCGCGTTCGAGGTCGGGCCGGCCGGGGTGCGGGTGAACGCGCTGTCGCCCGGGCCGGTCGAGGGCCACCGGATGGACCGCAACTTCCGGCTGGAGGCCGAGCGCACCGGCACGTCCGTCGAGGAAGCGCGCGCGGCGTTCGTCGGGCGGGCCGCGCTGGGCCGGATGATCACCGCCGACGAGGTGGGCGCTGCCGTCGTCACGATGCTCGCCATACCCGGGATGGCCGGCGCCGACGTGGACCTCTCGGCCGGGATGGTCGCATGA